One window of the Desulfuromonas acetoxidans DSM 684 genome contains the following:
- the fabF gene encoding beta-ketoacyl-ACP synthase II, with protein MTQLRRVVVTGMGVVSALGQGVEEFWSGLVAGKGGIRALDDESLAAFSTRIAAQITAYHPTLLERSETRDWDRSLLFAVDAAHQAVSDAGLVVDEDNAARTGVYIGSGIGGIETLNRTCETLVTSGRKRTSPYFIPMMIPNMAAGLVAMEFGAQGPCLGLVSACATGNHAIGEACLAIAAGRADRMIAGGSEAPLTPLAMAGFCSMKAMSTRNDVPQEACAPFDQRRDGFVMGEGAGILVLEELEQALARGATIYAEVCGYGSSCDAYHLTAPHPDGRGALSAMRQALTMAGWQPEQVDYINAHGTGTPIGDRVETRAIKQLMGKEHPQVAVSSTKSATGHLLGAAGGIEVVAVIQSLNHNLIPPTLNLHQPDPECDLDYVPLVARPQPVTRALSNGFGFGGHNAVLALAAWNQGKEN; from the coding sequence GGTGGCCGGGAAGGGTGGCATTCGTGCCTTGGACGATGAAAGTCTGGCGGCTTTTTCCACACGCATTGCCGCGCAAATCACGGCGTATCATCCCACCTTGCTCGAACGCAGCGAGACACGTGACTGGGATCGCTCTTTGTTGTTTGCCGTCGATGCCGCGCATCAGGCGGTCAGCGATGCCGGGTTGGTGGTGGATGAAGACAATGCCGCACGCACCGGCGTCTATATCGGCTCAGGCATCGGCGGCATTGAAACCCTCAACCGCACCTGCGAAACCCTGGTGACCAGTGGCCGCAAGCGCACCAGCCCCTATTTTATTCCGATGATGATTCCCAACATGGCTGCCGGATTGGTGGCCATGGAGTTTGGTGCCCAGGGGCCGTGCCTGGGATTGGTCAGTGCCTGTGCCACCGGCAACCATGCCATCGGCGAAGCCTGTCTGGCCATTGCAGCGGGTCGCGCCGACCGGATGATCGCCGGTGGCAGTGAAGCGCCGCTGACGCCTCTGGCCATGGCCGGATTTTGCAGTATGAAAGCCATGTCGACCCGCAACGACGTGCCGCAGGAAGCCTGCGCGCCGTTTGATCAGCGGCGTGACGGTTTTGTCATGGGCGAGGGGGCAGGAATTCTTGTTCTCGAAGAGCTGGAGCAGGCACTGGCGCGTGGCGCCACCATCTATGCGGAGGTGTGCGGCTACGGTTCAAGTTGCGATGCCTACCATCTCACGGCACCACATCCTGACGGGCGTGGTGCGCTGTCTGCCATGCGTCAGGCTTTGACCATGGCAGGTTGGCAACCTGAGCAGGTGGATTACATCAACGCCCACGGCACCGGTACGCCCATAGGCGACCGCGTCGAAACGCGCGCCATCAAGCAACTGATGGGCAAAGAGCATCCGCAGGTCGCGGTAAGCTCCACCAAGTCCGCTACCGGCCATCTGCTCGGCGCGGCGGGTGGCATTGAAGTCGTTGCCGTGATCCAGAGCCTCAATCACAACCTGATCCCGCCGACGCTGAATCTCCACCAGCCCGATCCCGAATGCGATCTCGATTACGTGCCGCTGGTTGCCCGACCGCAACCGGTCACCAGGGCTTTATCCAACGGCTTTGGCTTTGGTGGGCATAATGCGGTCTTGGCACTGGCTGCCTGGAATCAGGGAAAGGAAAACTAA
- a CDS encoding acyl-ACP thioesterase domain-containing protein → MTSTPYCLELAVRFSDIDSNGHVNTQHYNSYCNEP, encoded by the coding sequence ATGACCAGCACCCCGTATTGCCTGGAGCTTGCGGTTCGCTTCAGCGACATCGACAGCAATGGCCACGTCAACACTCAGCATTACAACAGCTATTGCAATGAGCCATGA
- a CDS encoding alkaline phosphatase → MMISLHKSHRPLRDALIVLTFATLPWLSGCNNQCEPETSHHAYTHNEQPAYATVESETAPSTAAQPQRMEAAPTSHAKNVILLIGDGMGFNHLRAGSLYRTGETNAPPYRDFDIKMAMSTYLNGGNYDGDQVWSGFANVKEGATDSAAAATALACGTKTYRAGLGVDCQRQPVDNIVEIAEKQGKSTGIVTSVPLSHATPAGFVVHNVSRRNYEEIAREMILDSGVDVLMGGGHPWYDNDGQLLATPESYQYVGGEKLWHQLQEAAVGGDADGDGINDHWTLIESRNEFQNLAKGSTPKRLLGVPRIAKTLQQERKLEGDGDYGSHVTTETVKPYTVPLITTVPTLVEMSQAALNVLDNNEQGFFLMIEGGAIDWASHDNQSDRLIEEQVDFDRTVAAVCDWVEQHSSWQDTLVLVTADHECGYLTGPDSDPRWNPVTNNGAGKLPGLEWHHTSHTNSLVPLFARGPHAEQLAQRATNDDPVRGPYADNTDLYPVMQSVLEK, encoded by the coding sequence ATGATGATATCTCTGCATAAAAGTCATCGCCCGTTACGCGATGCCCTGATTGTTCTGACCTTTGCCACGCTACCCTGGCTCAGCGGCTGCAACAATCAGTGTGAACCGGAAACCAGCCACCATGCCTACACCCACAACGAGCAGCCTGCATATGCCACTGTGGAATCTGAAACCGCACCTTCCACAGCTGCGCAACCTCAACGGATGGAAGCAGCCCCAACGTCCCACGCTAAAAATGTTATTCTGTTGATTGGCGACGGCATGGGCTTCAACCATCTGCGCGCCGGCAGCCTCTACCGCACAGGCGAAACCAACGCGCCGCCTTACCGTGATTTTGATATCAAAATGGCCATGAGCACCTATCTCAATGGTGGCAACTACGATGGTGATCAGGTTTGGAGCGGCTTCGCCAACGTCAAGGAAGGGGCCACAGATTCTGCGGCCGCAGCTACCGCTCTGGCCTGCGGCACCAAAACCTACAGGGCTGGCCTGGGTGTGGATTGCCAACGTCAGCCTGTGGATAACATTGTGGAAATCGCTGAAAAGCAGGGGAAATCCACCGGAATTGTCACCAGTGTGCCGTTGAGCCACGCCACCCCGGCCGGTTTTGTTGTGCATAACGTCAGCCGTCGTAACTACGAAGAGATCGCCCGTGAGATGATCCTCGACAGTGGTGTCGACGTACTGATGGGCGGCGGCCATCCGTGGTACGACAACGATGGCCAACTGCTGGCAACACCGGAAAGTTACCAGTATGTCGGCGGCGAAAAACTGTGGCACCAACTGCAGGAAGCGGCGGTTGGTGGCGATGCCGATGGTGACGGCATTAACGACCACTGGACGCTGATTGAAAGCCGCAACGAATTTCAAAACCTGGCGAAAGGCTCCACGCCCAAGCGTCTGCTCGGCGTACCGCGCATCGCCAAAACCCTGCAACAGGAGCGCAAACTCGAAGGCGATGGCGATTACGGCAGCCACGTGACCACAGAAACAGTTAAACCCTACACCGTACCGCTGATCACCACGGTTCCAACCCTGGTCGAAATGAGTCAGGCCGCCCTCAACGTGCTCGACAACAACGAACAAGGCTTCTTCTTGATGATCGAAGGCGGTGCCATCGACTGGGCCAGTCACGATAACCAGTCCGACCGGCTCATCGAAGAACAGGTCGACTTCGACCGCACCGTCGCCGCCGTCTGCGACTGGGTAGAGCAACACAGCTCCTGGCAGGATACCCTGGTTCTGGTCACCGCCGATCACGAATGCGGCTACCTCACCGGCCCAGACTCCGACCCGCGCTGGAACCCGGTCACCAATAACGGTGCCGGAAAACTGCCCGGCCTCGAATGGCATCACACCAGCCACACCAACTCGCTGGTGCCGCTGTTCGCACGCGGCCCCCATGCCGAGCAACTGGCGCAACGGGCGACCAACGACGACCCGGTGCGTGGCCCGTATGCGGATAACACCGATCTGTATCCGGTAATGCAATCCGTGCTGGAGAAGTAA
- a CDS encoding phytase: MNSVFTTFTRTLSVALLVTTLGLPALVTADDDAPYQRNCDTPIIHPKKVTDMTPNDTDDPAIWINPHDAAKSLIVGTDKDRNGGLYVFDLKGHMLKDKTVALKRPNNVDIEYGLMLGGKSVDIAVATERLTSKLRVFSLPDMTAIDNGGLDMFVGEQGEDQRALMGISLYKRPSDGAIFAIVGRKNGPSGSYLWQYLLHDDGSGQLSATLVRRFGTFSGLNEIEAIALDDALGYIYYSDEGVGVRKYYADPSQGNKELALFATKGFAGDHEGISIYTQPNGQGYILVSDQQANEFHIFPRQGTTDDPHHHPLLKVVELATCESDGSEATSTPLGKNFPQGMFVAMSDNCTFQIYTWEQIAGDDL, encoded by the coding sequence ATGAATTCTGTGTTCACAACATTCACCCGCACCCTGAGCGTGGCCCTGCTGGTCACGACACTGGGGCTACCGGCGCTCGTCACCGCCGATGATGACGCCCCGTATCAACGCAACTGCGATACACCGATCATCCATCCGAAAAAGGTCACGGACATGACGCCTAACGACACCGATGACCCGGCCATCTGGATCAACCCGCACGACGCGGCCAAAAGTCTCATCGTCGGTACTGACAAGGATCGCAATGGCGGACTGTACGTATTTGACCTCAAAGGACACATGCTCAAAGACAAGACCGTTGCCCTGAAGCGGCCCAACAATGTTGACATTGAATACGGCCTGATGCTGGGCGGCAAGTCCGTGGATATTGCCGTGGCCACCGAGCGCCTGACCAGCAAGCTGCGCGTGTTCAGCCTGCCGGATATGACCGCCATCGACAACGGTGGCCTCGATATGTTTGTCGGCGAGCAGGGCGAAGATCAGCGCGCCCTGATGGGCATCTCCCTGTACAAACGACCCTCAGATGGGGCGATCTTCGCCATTGTCGGCCGAAAAAACGGCCCCTCCGGCAGCTATCTGTGGCAGTATCTGCTTCACGATGACGGCAGCGGCCAACTCAGCGCCACCCTGGTGCGCCGCTTCGGCACTTTCAGCGGCCTCAACGAAATCGAAGCCATTGCCTTAGATGATGCGCTGGGCTACATCTACTATTCCGACGAAGGGGTCGGTGTGCGCAAGTACTACGCTGATCCATCGCAGGGCAACAAAGAGCTGGCCTTGTTCGCGACCAAGGGGTTTGCCGGCGATCACGAAGGGATCTCCATCTATACCCAGCCCAACGGCCAGGGGTACATTCTGGTGTCGGACCAACAGGCCAACGAGTTTCACATCTTCCCGCGTCAGGGAACGACCGACGATCCTCATCACCACCCGCTGCTCAAGGTGGTGGAACTGGCCACCTGCGAAAGTGACGGCTCTGAGGCCACGTCGACACCCTTGGGCAAAAATTTCCCCCAAGGGATGTTTGTCGCCATGTCCGACAACTGCACCTTCCAGATCTACACCTGGGAGCAGATTGCCGGTGACGACCTGTAG
- a CDS encoding energy transducer TonB — translation MAKKRPLLVTALAAAVATNLVLFLLIPLLSQIDGNADEETTRSAFTFNNLRQAPPPPPPEEQHKQPPPPKELPKTPPALPTRSQQPPPKAPPMQMPQPQFEAAVSDMKLGGMAFNPVSAPQSEFDISQVDTMPQVISRREPVYPYKARQQKVSGVVMVKFLVATDGSVHQASVVQANPPGVFDEAALQAVSSWRFKPGMLDQSAVATWITVPIRFAIN, via the coding sequence ATGGCAAAAAAGCGCCCCCTGCTCGTCACGGCCCTGGCCGCTGCCGTGGCCACTAATCTGGTGCTGTTTCTGTTGATTCCGCTGTTGTCGCAGATCGATGGCAACGCCGACGAAGAGACCACGCGCAGCGCCTTCACCTTTAACAACCTGCGTCAGGCACCGCCGCCTCCGCCCCCCGAGGAACAGCACAAGCAGCCGCCACCGCCCAAGGAGTTACCGAAAACACCACCGGCATTGCCGACGCGCAGTCAACAACCGCCACCCAAGGCACCGCCAATGCAGATGCCGCAACCGCAATTCGAAGCGGCGGTGAGCGACATGAAACTGGGCGGCATGGCCTTTAACCCGGTCAGTGCCCCGCAGAGCGAGTTTGACATCAGCCAGGTGGACACCATGCCGCAGGTGATCAGCCGCCGCGAACCGGTGTATCCATACAAGGCGCGCCAACAGAAAGTCAGCGGCGTGGTGATGGTGAAATTTCTCGTCGCCACCGATGGCTCGGTCCATCAGGCGTCGGTGGTGCAGGCCAACCCGCCCGGCGTGTTTGATGAAGCCGCCCTGCAAGCAGTGAGCAGTTGGCGCTTCAAGCCCGGCATGCTTGATCAGTCCGCCGTGGCCACCTGGATCACCGTGCCGATTCGTTTTGCCATCAATTAA
- a CDS encoding ExbD/TolR family protein — MARVSLSRRQRRKPAELNMSPLIDMIFILLIFFVVTTSFVREAGVDVQRPIAQTAETRDSTNMVLAITADNIVVIEGKPIDVRSVQSYMERFLMQNPNGSVVLAADRSSRSGLVIQVLDACRLAGVKNLSVAAKKGA; from the coding sequence ATGGCTCGAGTCAGTCTCAGTCGCCGCCAGCGGCGCAAACCCGCAGAACTCAACATGTCGCCGTTGATCGACATGATTTTCATTCTGCTGATTTTCTTTGTCGTCACCACCTCGTTCGTCCGCGAAGCCGGGGTCGATGTGCAGCGCCCCATCGCCCAGACCGCTGAAACACGTGACAGCACCAACATGGTGCTGGCCATCACCGCCGACAATATCGTTGTCATCGAAGGCAAGCCCATTGATGTGCGCTCGGTGCAGTCCTATATGGAGCGTTTTCTGATGCAGAACCCCAACGGATCGGTGGTGTTGGCCGCAGATCGCAGCAGCCGCTCCGGCCTGGTGATCCAGGTGTTGGATGCCTGTCGTCTGGCCGGGGTGAAAAACCTCAGTGTTGCGGCGAAAAAAGGGGCCTGA